A genomic region of Colletotrichum destructivum chromosome 5, complete sequence contains the following coding sequences:
- a CDS encoding Putative peptidase S8/S53 domain, Fn3-like domain, peptidase S8, subtilisin, His-active, whose product MHFASVVVSVLALAGTGAAKVSRRAVSSEEDVRPSNDTVVAPKKFIIELDQAADKDAVVRQLQARPGSRVLKVFDSAVFRGVAVESDSENTDSLEALAPVVKAWHSTRVQLAPVVAGESFSDDARAPDYAIHWMTGVDKLHEQGILGKGVKVGVVDTGVEYTHPALGGCFGAGCKIAGGYDFVGDNTYWPYPGEERQPDEDPMDSVGHGTHVTGIIAGKSTEFTGVAPEATIYSYKVFGPNEGTGEEVLIEAFLRAFDDGVDIITASVGSTGGWSDNAWALVASRIVEQGVVVTIAAGNSGDVGPFFASSGAAGTNVLAVGSADTYIVSARQFAGTFTLDGHSNRTILGYRPAEELFPPEIVGWPIVPVTLNLTVENDACEPLPEGLNFTGVIPLVRFDEGCQDHIRQRWVQERGARFMLFYLTDRPVVGFSGSGWAQSDWGLLSKDAGEAIVKTVLAGGTVTADFSLDQTSNYVAMYNAGGGRPSVFTSWGGTFDLELKPDITAPGGRIFAPFVGLGYRDSSGTSMACPYVAGVAALYIAAHGGRSVHGAGFAKALHARIVASGRAVPWSDGTTKDFGFWAPPLQVGSGLVDAVAVLGATSQLSGETKFALNDTHHFSRYHQVDITNTGATELEYVFTVQDAGGFESYWTAEAGAAAGVYAAPRIKDLVEIEPFRIGVPVSVPSGTFKIAPGQTKTAKFSFDIPKGLDASKLPVFSGKILIGSSAGDVLSVPYYGVGGSVKHEIADMFYRSVGYPRVISGVNRTLLSEKSSFTFDLSLDKQDFVKLTVALTWGTRQLRWDIFEPTYQEREWTYPPVVGENKYIGSVASFNVYNSVNYPVFDPATDSVNNTFSYPLQDQPRDSPYESWWLGKLADGSQIKPGKYKWRIAALKPFGNPKASDNWEIYETPVIEVLPLTGGSNSTAALRRH is encoded by the exons ATGCATTTCGCAAGCGTCGTGGTATCCGTGCTGGCGTTGGCCGGCACGGGTGCCGCCAAAGTCTCCCGACGTGCCGTCAGCAGCGAGGAGGATGTTCGTCCGTCCAacgacaccgtcgtcgcgCCCAAGAAGTTCAtcatcgagctcgaccaG GCGGCCGACAAGGACGCCGTGGTCCGGCAGCTCCAGGCGCGCCCCGGCAGCAGGGTGCTCAAGGTGTTCGACTCGGCCGTGTTCCggggcgtcgccgtcgagtcgGACAGCGAGAACACGGACTCGCTCGAGGCGCTCGcgcccgtcgtcaaggcGTGGCACTCGACGCGCGTGCAGCTGGCGCCTGTCGTGGCGGGCGAGTCGTTCAGCGACGACGCGCGCGCGCCCGACTACGCGATCCACTGGATGACGGGCGTCGACAAGCTTCACGAGCAGGGGATTCTGGGcaagggcgtcaaggtcggcgtcgtggacaCGGGCGTCGAGTATACCCATCCAGCT CTTGGAGGCTGCTTCGGAGCGGGTTGCAAGATTGCCGGCGGTTATGACTTTGTCGGCGACAACA CCTACTGGCCCTATCCTGGCGAGGAGAGGCAACCTGACGAGGACCCCATGGACTCTGTCGGCCACGGAACGCACGTCACCGGTATCATTGCCGGGAAGAGCACCGA ATTCACCGGAGTCGCCCCTGAAGCGACCATCTACTCTTACAAGGTCTTTGGCCCGAAT GAGGGCACCGGCGAAGAGGTCCTGATCGAGGCCTTCCTCCGCGccttcgacgacggcgtcgacatcatcacgGCCTCGGTCGGCTCCACCGGCGGCTGGTCCGACAACGCCTgggccctcgtcgcctcccgcatcgtcgagcagggcgtcgtcgtcaccatcgccgccggcaactcgggcgacgtcggccccttcttcgccagcagcggcgccgccggaACGAACGTCCTCGCCGTGGGCTCCGCCGACACCTACATCGTCTCGGCCCGCCAGTTCGCCGGCACCTTCACCCTCGACGGCCACTCCAACCGCACCATCCTCGGCTACCGTCCGGCCGAGGAGCTTTTCCCGCCCGAGATCGTCGGCTGGCCCATCGTACCCGTGACCCTGAACCTCACCGTCGAGAACGACGCGTGCGAgccgctgcccgagggcCTCAACTTCACGGGCGTCATCCCGCTCGTGCGCTTCGACGAGGGATGCCAGGACCACATCCGACAGCGCTGGGTCCAGGAGCGCGGCGCCCGCTTCATGCTCTTCTACCTCACCGAccggcccgtcgtcggcttctccggctccggctggGCGCAGAGCGACTGGGGCCTTCTCTccaaggacgccggcgaggccatcgtcaagaccgttctcgccggcggcaccgtcacgGCCGATTTCTCCCTCGACCAGACCAGCAACTACGTCGCCATGTacaacgccggcggcggccggccgtcCGTCTTCACCTCCTGGGGCGGCaccttcgacctcgagctgaAGCCCGACATCACGGCGCCCGGCGGCCGCATCTTCGCCCccttcgtcggcctcggctaCCGCGACAGCTCGGGTACGTCCATGGCCTGCCCCTatgtcgccggcgtcgccgccctgtACATCGCCGCCCACGGCGGCCGCTCGGtccacggcgccggcttcgcAAAGGCCCTGCACGCCCGCATCGTCGCCTCGGGCCGCGCCGTCCCCTGGTCCGACGGCACCACCAAGGACTTCGGCTTCTGGGCCCCGCCCCTGCAGGTCGGCAGCGGCctggtcgacgccgtcgccgtcctcggcgcgaCGTCGCAGCTGTCGGGCGAGACCAAGTTCGCGCTCAACGACACGCACCACTTCTCGCGGTACCACCAGgtcgacatcaccaacacGGGCGCCACGGAGCTCGAGTACGTCTTCACCGTgcaggacgccggcggcttcgagtCGTACTggaccgccgaggccggggcaGCCGCGGGGGTCTACGCCGCGCCCCGCAtcaaggacctcgtcgagatcgaGCCGTTCCGGATAGGCGTCCCCGTCAGCGTACCCTCCGGCACGTTCAAGATCGCGCCTGGCCAGACCAAGACTGCGAA GTTCTCTTTCGACATCCCCAAGGGCCTTGACGCTTCGAAGCTGCCCGTATTCAGCGGCAAGATCCTCATCGGCTCCAGTGCTGGCGACGTGCTCTCGGTGCCCTACTATG GTGTCGGCGGGAGCGTCAAGCACGAAATCGCCGATATGTTTTACCGGTCGGTGGGATACCCCCGCGTCATCTCCGGCGTCAACCGCACGTTGCTCTCCGAGAAGTCAAG CTTCACCTTTGACCTCTCCCTCGACAAGCAAGACTTTGTCAAGCTCACCGTCGCCCTGACCTGGGGCACTCGTCAGCTGCGCTGGGAT ATCTTCGAGCCTACCTACCAGGAGCGCGAGTGGACGTACCCCCcggtcgtcggcgagaacAAGTACATCGGCTCCGTCGCCAGCTTCAATGTCTACAACAGCGTCAACTACCCCGTCTTCGACCCGGCCACAGACAGCGTCAACAACACCTTCTCCTACCCGCTGCAGGACCAGCCCCGCGACTCGCCCTACGAGTCGTGGTGGCTCGGCAAGCTGGCGGACGGGAGCCAGATCAAGCCCGGGAAATACAA GTGgcgcatcgccgccctgAAGCCGTTTGGCAACCCCAAGGCGTCGGACAACTGGGAGATTTACGAGACTCCCGTAATCGAGGTCCTGCCGCTTACCGGAGGCAGCAACTCCACGGCAGCTCTCCGTCGTCACTGA
- a CDS encoding Putative ribonuclease H domain-containing protein produces the protein MSSAQQRKHDPHVHHRVGQLVEPNSDGYVVRRFPTDHVHIYGDDPKNLEVPGSSGPFNLVHVRCHAAPATAAAEGQKGPSCHTDSLVIAVHGNCPPQNSPDQPPTRSAVGVHIGVGNIANRACRVPDAADRGHVMLDTDGSDPRGRPQHTQQRADLYAAIAGLMEAARIAKQGILSPAPTPAHRRAAAANPFKLHHVVVKSDSAYLVEGVAGGPRGEAPHMKKWLTNGWKNARGEKVKNEDLWDNLMLTMMSLGQLGVAVEFWQVARKANREAERLARLALEQDVNFFDEKGIFGQEEHKNDREETKKQQQQRRRQQQQPETAGDELVAVE, from the coding sequence ATGAGCAGCGCACAGCAGAGGAAGCACGACCCGCACGTCCACCAccgcgtcggccagctcgtcgagccCAACTCGGACGGCTACGTCGTCCGCCGCTTCCCGACCGACCATGTCCACATCTACGGCGACGACCCGAAGAACCTCGAGGTCCCCGGCAGCTCGGGCCCCTTCAACCTCGTCCACGTCCGCTGCCACGCCGCCCCCGcgaccgccgcggcggagggCCAGAAGGGACCCTCGTGCCACACCGACTCCCTCGTCATTGCCGTTCACGGCAACTGCCCGCCGCAGAACAGCCCGGaccagccgccgacgaggtccgccgtcggcgtccacatcggcgtcggcaacatcgccaaCCGCGCCTGTCGCGTCCCCGACGCCGCGGACCGCGGCCACGTCATGCTCGACACGGACGGCAGCGACCCGCGCGGTCGTCCCCAGCACACGCAGCAGCGCGCCGACCTGTACGCCGCTATCGCGGGGCTGATGGAAGCCGCGCGCATCGCGAAGCAGGGGATcctgtcgccggcgccgacgccggcgcaccgcagggccgccgcggcgaacCCTTTCAAGCTGcaccacgtcgtcgtcaagagCGACTCGGCgtacctcgtcgagggcgtcgcgggcggccCCCGCGGCGAGGCCCCCCACATGAAGAAGTGGCTGACTAACGGGTGGAAGAACGCGCGGGGCGAAAAGGTCAAGAACGAGGACCTGTGGGACAACCTGATGCTCACGATGATGTCGCTGggccagctcggcgtcgcggtCGAGTTCTGGCAGGTGGCCCGCAAGGCGAACCGGGAGGCCGAGAGGCTGGCAAGGCTGGCACTCGAGCAGGACGTCAACTTCTTCGATGAGAAGGGCATCTTTGGCCAGGAGGAGCACAAGAACGATAGGgaggagacgaagaagcagcaacagcagcggcggcggcagcagcagcaaccagAGACGGCTGGGGACGAGTTGGTGGCGGTGGAGTGA
- a CDS encoding Putative glycosyl hydrolase, family 13, catalytic domain, starch synthase, catalytic, whose product MSNSVLAWALTLLTASSTLVSGLKFTASEIDYNLNQNRLAKNPFEYSGKRGGNHTFAKSPDNWRFPFYTLFIDRFVNGDPDNDNINGTVFEHDILSNQLRHGGDIAGLVDTLDYIQGMGIKGLYIAGSPFINDPWKADSYSPLDLTLLDKHYGNITAWQEAIDEIHRRGMYVVLDQTMATMGDLIGFEGYLNESTPFRTDEHKVLWKTSRQYLDFNIGNEYNESCEYPAFWFEDGKPVGPDVEAQLKGCYNSDFDQYGDIEAFGVFPDWQRQLAKFASVQDRLREWVPSVRQRLELYSCMTIQMLDIDGYRIDKAVQVTVDAQAEWSTAMRKCAKDLGKENFMVVGEITSGNTLGSIYLGRGRTPEMASALELADAVALDSTSASTSGSFIREHGKSALDAGAFHYSIYRFMTRFLGMSGNLEAGYDLPTDWVQTWNQMILTNDFYNANTGEFDPRHLYGVTNQDVFRWPAIELGTERMLLAYFITTMLLPGAPLVYYGEEQNFYVLDNTAENYVFGRQAFSPAQAWKIHGCYAGDNSVYVGWPISKGRKGCEDETVAYDHRDPSASVRNWMKRLFAFREEYPVLESGWLLEQLSNKTHGVQYNGSGVATETGIWSVARGYLSNQNKTDDPVWLVYHNSPNETTYEFDCSKEAEAFLSPFDGNTKVRNLFSTDAAITLETSTKDNGFKGAGHKAGCISSITMSPFEFRAYVPDREWLEIAPSITGFEPGHDAPIDSTDANGRIPIAFKFSTEMDCNTVTRSISAYVTVDGNTRSNLTFDTPVCGSMDPIEKESWTGAIASVWKWSANLQNVPDGIVKITANNTAAPNGNSTNAVDHFLVRFGKPYNPVTFPATANYSRSLMEQSGSEYFINHAAPGATKWRYSTNWGSSWSNWMTYTGARQRMIPQAWEGTDLQKWEGQHLMVQYFSKPLGSSSFIQHSDSSDIPFSRRWPHIFLHGPFNKWGYDAGLPNLMTQVGNNQWELHFMYEWPAQIQLNLWGINPDNQPDASFIYGDPNGDGVLDRLPPSSLSDNIVNLTSPPPMPALSYKMVLNDANWNYVAVPQGNMWIQIIFFFLLGLMPIILAGLAGWIYMKGFYQVKINKSGFSKKGWLPLKLGNESNINFGEKGKSLEMSQIPPSPLVTPAAAAATGGAPRRKVLIATMEYNIDDWKISIKIGGLGVMAKLMSQALTHVDLIWVVPCVGDVDYPMENEAEPMFVEVMGDSFEVKVYYHVYKNITYVLLDAPIFRQQTKADPYIARMDDLESAILYCAWNSCIAESIRRFSADIYHINDYHGAAAPLYLLPQTIPVCLSLHNAEFQGMWPMRTEEEQKEVYSVFNLPAKVVKDYVQYGSAFNLLHAAASYLRIHQRGFGAVGVSKKYGDRSLARYPIFWSLKNIGQLPNPDPSDTGEWNPEEDIANHQDDIKIDETFEANRATLRRQAQEWAGLEVNPNADLFVFVGRWSLQKGVDLIADLFPSVLEKYPSVQLICVGPVIDLYGKFAALKLNKLMEKYPGRVFSKPEFTQLPPYIFSGAEFALIPSRDEPFGLVAVEFGRKGALGVGARVGGLGQMPGFWYTVESMSPAHLLQQFKQAIASALSCKPRKRALMRAWSAKQRFPVAQWIRQLDTLYNDSIKIHNKEAAKQKKAGGIRNLTDSSLRSSVAVSEFGAELTPTGSRAPSPLPPPSRIASPAGRINSPDLGTPNMPWSTIPSSRRSSFSSSIGGRDSMLAPRDFSNGRESMVSVDSFAIRAQNDISSPQTPGFDGLGLPQPSFYKQQRNSSQLSLPDVVGDRHDLKLQNVDQNFTDKNGEFYAEFEEMLNGLTAKNSGNDLCIENFLKKSEKKWFARYRDAKLGRRDHSRSRSPAPSRPGSSKGLGAKFDGERGRSRTPSGLTGASRYDDSPVDDEFLLGDNYNAPTGLKKILSIRIGDWPVYAFFLAFSQVISINSYQIVLLTGETNQTPLKLYIVASTYLVTSALWWIMVRFTKSVYALSLPWLFFGLAFLLLGLSPYLTPWQSRAAMQDAATAIYAAGASAGALSFALNFGDEGGAPTKQWITRALAVAGVAQVYSLMLWYWGSLTHTPETSPMAFFDGTTIPKALVVCVPVAILLWAIGLILFFGLPDYYRQAPDNIPGFYISLVRRKLVPVFFIMIIIQNYWLSAPYGRNWQFLFASQFIPGWGVVLLALGFFVVLWAIILYVFSFFSESHTWLLPIFAIGLCAPRWAQMLWGTSSMGMYLPWAGGPVGSAILSRCLWLWLGLLDNIQGVGLGMMLLATLTRQHVLAVLIGAQIVGSAFTMLARATSPNALSANTTFPDFSQGLMPGVSSYWFWICLAFQLVIPILFFKFFRKEQVSKP is encoded by the exons ATGTCTAATTCAGTATTGGCTTGGGCACTTACACTCCTTACCGCCTCATCAACACTCGTTTCTGGCCTCAAGTTCACCGCGAGCGAAATCGACTACAACCTAAACCAGAACCGGCTGGCGAAGAACCCCTTCGAGTATTCCGGAAAGCGAGGAGGCAACCACACCTTCGCGAAATCACCAGACAATTGGCGATTCCCCTTCTACACATTATTTATCGACCGtttcgtcaacggcgacccCGACAACGACAATATCAATGGCACGGTTTTCGAACATGACATCTTGAGTAACCAGCTCCGTCATGGCGGTGACATAGCTGGTCTCGTCGATACTCTCGACTACATCCAGGGCATGGGCATCAAGGGGCTCTACATCGCCGGATCCCCCTTCATTAACGACCCTTGGAAGGCGGATTCCTACTCT CCCCTCGATCTCacccttctcgacaagcACTACGGCAACATCACGGCATGGCAagaggccatcgacgagatCCATAGGAGGGGCATGTATGTGGTTCTGGACCAGACCATGGCAAC TATGGGTGACTTGATCGGTTTCGAAGGATACCTCAACGAATCGACACCGTTTCGGACCGACGAGCACAAGGTTCTATGGAAGACGTCTCGACAATACCTCGACTTCAACATTGGCAACGAGTACAACGAAAGCTGCGAGTACCCGGCTTTCTGGTTCGAAGACGGCAAACCCGTTGGCCCAGACGTTGAGGCACAGCTAAAGGGCTGCTATAACAGCGATTTCGACCAGTATGGTGACATTGAGGCTTTCGGTGTTTTCCCCGACTGGCAGCGTCAATTGGCAAAGTTCGCTTCCGTGCAGGACCGTCTTCGTGAATGGGTTCCCTCGGTCCGTCAACGTCTCGAACTGTACTCGTGCATGACGATTCAAATGCTCGACATCGATGGATACCGTATCGACAAAGCCGTCCAGGTCACCGTTGACGCGCAGGCCGAGTGGAGTACCGCCATGCGAAAGTGCGCAAAGGATCTCGGCAAGGAAAACTTCATGGTCGTCGGCGAAATCACCAGTGGTAACACGCTGGGATCCATCTATCTCGGACGTGGCCGAACCCCAGAAATGGCCTCCGCCTTGGAactcgccgacgccgttgccTTGGATTCAACCAGCGCTTCCACGTCGGGCAGCTTCATCCGCGAGCACGGTAAGAGCGCCCTTGATGCCGGTGCCTTTCACTACTCCATTTACCGTTTCATGACCCGTTTCCTCGGCATGAGCGGTAACCTCGAGGCTGGATACGATCTCCCGACGGACTGGGTTCAGACCTGGAACCAGATGATCCTGACCAACGACTTCTACAATGCGAACACGGGCGAATTCGACCCTCGCCATTTGTACGGCGTCACCAACCAGGACGTTTTCCGATGGCCTGCCATCGAGCTCGGGACGGAGCGTATGCTTCTCGCCTATTTCATCACGACGATGCTCCTTCCCGGCGCCCCCCTGGTTTACTATGGCGAAGAGCAAAACTTTTACGTATTGGACAACACCGCCGAGAACTACGTCTTTGGTCGTCAAGCTTTTTCCCCTGCACAGGCATGGAAGATTCACGGTTGCTATGCCGGCGACAATTCGGTGTATGTCGGCTGGCCAATCAGTAAGGGCAGGAAGGGTTGCGAGGACGAAACCGTGGCCTATGACCACCGTGATCCTTCGGCGTCTGTTCGCAACTGGATGAAGCGTCTGTTCGCTTTCCGCGAAGAATATCCCGTCCTTGAGAGCGGCTGGCTTCTCGAGCAGCTGTCCAACAAGACGCATGGCGTCCAGTACAACGGCAGTGGCGTCGCTACCGAGACGGGCATCTGGAGTGTGGCGCGTGGCTACTTGAGCAACCAGAACAAGACGGATGATCCGGTCTGGCTGGTGTACCACAACAGCCCGAACGAGACGACGTACGAATTCGACTGCAGCAAAGAGGCAGAAGCTTTCCTCTCGCCTTTTGATGGAAACACCAAGGTCCGGAACCTATTCagcaccgacgccgccatcactCTCGAGACCTCAACCAAGGACAACGGATTCAAGGGTGCCGGCCACAAGGCCGGCTGCATCAGCAGCATTACCATGTCGCCCTTTGAATTCCGAGCCTACGTCCCTGACAGAGAATGGTTGGAGATTGCGCCTTCTATCACCGGTTTCGAGCCTGGCCACGATGCTCCCATCGACTCGaccgacgccaacggcagGATCCCCATCGCTTTCAAATTTTCGACCGAGATGGACTGCAATACCGTGACGAGGTCTATTTCAGCCTACGTCACCGTCGACGGAAACACCAGGAGCAACCTCACCTTCGACACTCCCGTCTGCGGTTCCATGGACCCCATTGAAAAGGAGTCGTGGACTGGTGCTATCGCCTCCGTGTGGAAGTGGTCCGCCAACCTCCAGAACGTGCCTGATGGTATTGTCAAGATCACAGCCAACAACACGGCTGCGCCCAACGGCAACTCGACAAACGCCGTGGACCATTTCCTCGTCCGCTTTGGCAAGCCATACAACCCCGTTACCTtccccgccaccgccaactACTCACGCTCGCTGATGGAACAGAGCGGCAGCGAGTACTTCATCAACCACGCCGCCCCTGGCGCCACCAAGTGGCGCTACAGCACCAACTGGGGCTCGAGCTGGAGCAACTGGATGACGTACACCGGCGCCAGGCAGCGTATGATCCCCCAGGCTTGGGAGGGAACCGACCTCCAGAAATGGGAGGGCCAGCATCTCATGGTTCAGTATTTCAGCAAGCCCCTTGGTTCGTCTTCCTTCATCCAGCACTCAGACAGCAGCGACATCCCCTTCTCCCGCCGCTGGCCTCACATCTTCCTCCACGGACCGTTTAACAAGTGGGGATACGATGCCGGTCTGCCCAACCTGATGACCCAGGTCGGGAACAACCAGTGGGAGTTGCACTTCATGTATGAATGGCCTGCCCAGATCCAACTCAACCTCTGGGGTATTAACCCGGACAACCAACCGGATGCTTCCTTCATCTATGGCGACcccaacggcgacggtgtcCTTGACCGTCTTCCCCCGAGCAGTTTGTCCGACAACATCGTCAATCTgacgtcgccgcccccgATGCCCGCGCTTTCCTACAAGATGGTCCTCAACGACGCCAACTGGAACTACGTCGCCGTTCCCCAGGGCAACATGTGGATTCAgatcatcttcttcttcctcctcggcctcatgcccatcatcctcgcaGGACTGGCCGGCTGGATCTACATGAAAGGATTTTACCAGGTCAAGATTAACAAGTCGGGATTCTCCAAGAAGGGTTGGTTACCACTCAAGCTCGGGAATGAGTCCAACATTAACTTCGGCGAAAAAGGCAAAAGTCTCGAGATGTCCCAAATTCCTCCGTCCCCCCTCGTCACGCCggctgccgcggcagccACCGGTGGCGCCCCCCGAAGGAAGGTCCTCATTGCCACCATGGAGTACAACATCGACGACTGGAAGATCAGCATCAAGATCGGTGGTCTTGGTGTCATGGCCAAGCTCATGAGTCAGGCGCTCACGCACGTCGATCTCATCTGGGTCGTTCCCTgtgtcggcgacgtcgactACCCCATGGAAAACGAGGCCGAGCCGATGTTTGTCGAGGTCATGGGCGACTCCTTCGAGGTCAAGGTCTACTACCACGTCTACAAGAACATTACGTACGTCCTGCTTGATGCTCCCATCTTCCGCCAACAAACCAAGGCCGACCCCTACATCGCTCGTATGGATGATCTCGAGAGTGCCATCCTGTACTGCGCCTGGAACAGCTGTATCGCCGAGTCGATCCGCCGCTTCAGCGCCGACATCTACCACATTAACGATTACCACGGTGCTGCCGCCCCCCTCTACCTCTTGCCGCAAACCATCCCCGTCTGCTTGTCTCTGCACAACGCCGAGTTCCAGGGTATGTGGCCCATGAGGACcgaagaagagcagaaggaAGTCTACAGCGTCTTCAACCTCCCGGccaaggtcgtcaaggactACGTCCAGTATGGTTCGGCTTTCAACCTTTtgcacgccgccgccagttACCTCCGTATTCACCAGCGCGGTTTTGGTGCTGTCGGTGTGTCCAAGAAGTACGGTGACCGTTCCCTGGCTCGTTACCCCATTTTCTGGAGTTTGAAAAACATTGGTCAGCTACCTAACCCCGATCCCTCCGACACTGGCGAATGGAAccccgaggaggacatcGCCAACCACCAGGACGATATCAAGATTGACGAGACCTTTGAGGCCAACCGAGCCACTCTCCGAAGACAAGCCCAGGAGTGGGCTGGTCTGGAGGTCAACCCCAACGCCGACCtgttcgtcttcgtcggcagATGGAGTTTGCAAAAGGGTGTTGACCTGATTGCCGATCTGTTCCCCAGCGTCCTAGAGAAGTACCCCTCCGTCCAGCTGATCTGCGTCGGTCCCGTCATCGATTTGTACGGCAAGTTTGCGGCCCTGAAGCTCAACAAGCTCATGGAGAAGTACCCCGGCCGAGTCTTCAGCAAGCCCGAGTTCACCCAACTGCCCCCCTACATCTTTAGCGGTGCTGAATTTGCCCTCATTCCTTCCCGTGACGAACCGTTCGGtctggtcgccgtcgagttCGGTCGTAAGGGTGCCCTGGGTGTTGGTGCCCGTGTTGGTGGTCTCGGTCAGATGCCCGGTTTCTGGTACACGGTCGAGTCGATGAGTCCCGCCCATTTGCTCCAGCAGTTCAAGCAGGCCATTGCTTCTGCCCTCAGCTGCAAGCCCAGAAAACGAGCCCTCATGCGCGCCTGGAGCGCCAAGCAGCGTTTCCCCGTCGCGCAGTGGATCAGGCAACTCGACACGCTCTACAACGACTCGATCAAGATCCACAACAAGGAGGCTGCTAAGCAAaagaaggccggcggcatccgCAACCTGACGGACTCGTCTCTGAGATCAAGTGTCGCCGTCAGCGAGTTTGGTGCGGAACTTACGCCCACCGGCTCAAGGGCGCCGTCACCGCTCCCGCCTCCGAGCCGCATCGCCAGCCCCGCGGGCCGCATCAACTCACCCGACCTCGGCACGCCCAACATGCCGTGGTCTACCATCCCTTCTTCCCGCCgcagctccttctcgagctccaTCGGTGGCCGTGACAGCATGCTCGCACCTCGCGATTTCTCCAACGGTCGTGAGAGTATGGTGAGCGTGGACAGCTTCGCCATCCGCGCCCAGAACGACATTTCGTCGCCCCAGACGCCCGGTTTCGACGGTCTCGGCCTGCCTCAACCGAGCTTCTACAAGCAGCAGCGCAACAGCTCTCAGCTGTCTCTGCCCGATGTCGTCGGTGACCGCCACGACCTCAAGCTGCAAAACGTCGACCAGAACTTCACTGATAAGAACGGCGAGTTCTACGCCGAGTTCGAAGAGATGCTGAACGGCTTGACGGCCAAGAACTCGGGCAACGATCTCTGCATTGAGAACTTCCTCAAGAAGAGTGAGAAGAAGTGGTTTGCAAGGTATCGTGACGCCAAGTTGGGTCGCCGAGACCACAGTCGGTCAAGAAGTCCCGCGCCTAGCCGTCCGGGCTCGAGCAAGGGTCTCGGGGCCAAGTTCGACGGAGAGCGTGGTCGTAGCCGCACGCCGAGCGGTCTCACCGGGGCCTCTCGTTATGACGACAGCCCCGTTGATGACGAGTTCCTTTTGGGTGATAACTACAACGCGCCCACGGGTCTCAAGAA GATTCTGTCGATTCGTATCGGCGACTGGCCCGTTtacgccttcttcctcgccttcaGTCAAGTCATCTCCATCAACTCGTACCAGATCGTCCTCCTCACGGGCGAGACCAACCAGACGCCCCTCAAGCTTTACATCGTCGCGTCGACGTACCTCGTCACATCGGCCCTCTGGTGGATCATGGTCCGCTTTACGAAGTCGGTCTACGCCCTGTCGCTTCCATGGCTCTTCTTTGGCCTGGCCTTCCTCCTTCTGGGCCTTTCGCCTTATCTCACCCCCTGGCAGAGCCGTGCTGCCATGCaggacgccgccaccgccatctACGCAGCCGGCGCCAGTGCCGGTGCGCTGTCTTTCGCGCTCAACTTCGGAGACGAGGGCGGTGCCCCGACGAAGCAATGGATCACTCGCGCtctcgccgttgccggtgTCGCCCAGGTGTACTCCCTGATGCTTTGGTACTGGGGGTCTCTCACGCACACCCCAGAGacgtcgccgatggccttcttcgacgGCACTACTATCCCCAAGGCTCTGGTCGTCTGCGTGCCCGTCGCCATCTTGCTCTGGGCCATCGgtctcatcctcttcttcggccttCCCGACTACTACCGCCAGGCACCGGACAACATCCCGGGCTTCTACATctccctcgtccgccgcAAGCTCGtccccgtcttcttcatcatgaTCATCATCCAGAACTACTGGCTGTCGGCCCCTTACGGTCGCAACTGGCAGTTCCTCTTCGCGTCGCAGTTCATCCCCGGGTGGGGCGTCGTCCTACTCGCCcttggcttcttcgtcgtcctctggGCCATCATCCTCTACgttttctccttcttctctgaGAGCCACACCTGGCTCCTGCCAatcttcgccatcggcctgTGTGCTCCCCGCTGGGCGCAGATGCTCTGGGGCACGAGCAGTATGGGCATGTATCTCCCCTGGGCCGGCGGACCCGTCGGCTCAGCCATCCTGTCTCGCTGCCTCTGGCTGTGGCTCGGCCTCCTGGACAACATCCAGGGTGTCGGCCTGGGTATGATGCTGCTGGCGACGCTGACGCGCCAGCACGTGTTGGCCGTCCTCATCGGGGCGCAGATCGTGGGCAGTGCCTTTACGATGCTTGCCCGCGCGACGAGCCCCAACGCTCTGTCGGCCAACACGACGTTCCCCGATTTCTCGCAGGGCCTGATGCCGGGCGTATCAAGTTACTGGTTCTGGATCTGTCTGGCGTTCCAACTGGTGATCCCCATCCTGTTCTTCAAGTTCTTCCGAAAGGAACAGGTGTCCAAGCCGTAG